The Oligoflexia bacterium nucleotide sequence ACTATATGATTATTCAGGGCAGCGATGCGCTCATGAAAGTCGTACTTTTTTGGTGCATGTTTTTACCTTGGGGCGAAGTTTATTCAGTTGATAGCCTGGGCAAATCTAGTGAAGATCGAAATCCTGATAATAAAGTACTCACTGCTGGAACATTGGGTTATGCGTTTCAGATAGGTTTTGTTTATTTTTTTGCAGCAGCTGTAAAATACGGTTCAGATTGGCAAAATGGTTCTGCTGTATATTATGCTTTAAGCATTGATCAACTCACTCGGCCCATCGGACAATTACTTTTGGGACTACCTGACTTAACCCGGTTTTTAACTTTATCAGCGCGCTGGTTAGAAGGGGTTGGACCATTTTTGTGGTTTTCACCGGTTTTTACTTGGCAATTAAGAATGATCAGTCTTGTGGCGTTGGCCATTATGCAACTGGGTTTTGGATTATCAATGAGACTCGGGCCGTTTCCATGGGCCGCAGTAATTGTAACGCTTGGGCTTTTACCCTCAGAATTTTGGAATTATGTTTTAAGCGAGGTGAGATTAAAGTTTAAAAAGAAAATAAAAATTTATTACGACGGTGAATGTGCCTTTTGCGAAAGGCTATCGAAACTTGTTCGTATTTTTTTCTTGTTACCTGAAACTCCGCTGCTTGAAGCTCAGTCTGATCGATCAATTAATAATGATATGAAAAAATATAATTCATGGGTTGTTGTAGATGCTAAGGGTAATCGCCATTATAAATACAAAGCCTTTCTTGTAGTTGTTAATGCATCAATGATATTAAGACCATTTAAATGGATCTTTAAAATATTTGATATCATTCCCATCGGGCGATATTTATATGAATGCGTAGCTTCGAATCGGATGATTTTTTCTCAACTTGTGCCTGAAATTCCTGTGACTAAAAAAAATCCAGAGTACCAATGGGAAATCACAAAAATATTTGTTGGCTCTGTTTTGATTTACACATTTTTTTGGAACCTGTCTAATATTCCACATTTTAATTACCAACTACCGGGTCACACACGCTGGGTGGCTGGAGTATTAAGAATTGATCAAATGTGGGATATGTTCGCACCTACACCTCTTAAAGAAGACGGTTGGT carries:
- a CDS encoding HTTM domain-containing protein, producing MKISSLRHIFGLDLRSLALFRVAMGMLIIVDLIIRSTDLTAHYTDMGVMPRSLLAGSTHLISLHLINGTWQFQGILFIIAGLFAFGMTIGYRTRLCTIASWFFLISIYERNYMIIQGSDALMKVVLFWCMFLPWGEVYSVDSLGKSSEDRNPDNKVLTAGTLGYAFQIGFVYFFAAAVKYGSDWQNGSAVYYALSIDQLTRPIGQLLLGLPDLTRFLTLSARWLEGVGPFLWFSPVFTWQLRMISLVALAIMQLGFGLSMRLGPFPWAAVIVTLGLLPSEFWNYVLSEVRLKFKKKIKIYYDGECAFCERLSKLVRIFFLLPETPLLEAQSDRSINNDMKKYNSWVVVDAKGNRHYKYKAFLVVVNASMILRPFKWIFKIFDIIPIGRYLYECVASNRMIFSQLVPEIPVTKKNPEYQWEITKIFVGSVLIYTFFWNLSNIPHFNYQLPGHTRWVAGVLRIDQMWDMFAPTPLKEDGWWVIVGNTKSKKQVDIFRDGAVVNWEKPSLGSSLFKSVRWGKYYLNLWSINHRSNASYLSTYLCREWNNKNKRKDSLDNLQIYFMREDTLPPGQGEAEPLKVELWNQNCN